One Streptomyces umbrinus genomic window, GACCGATGGGCCACCGGCAGGTCCGCCACGAGTGGTTCCAGCTCGCCGACGGTCTTCGCGCGGAAGACGTCCTCGACCCGCTCGGAGTGCTCCTCCGCGGTGAGGCGGCCCTCGGCGAGGGCCTCGCGCAGGATGTCCGCCGTCCGGTCGCGGTCGGCGTCGGACGCCCGGAGGTCGGTCTGCTTCCGAAGGTCGGGTGCGGGTGCGGTGCGCTTCTCTAGGTCCACGACAGCAGCGTACCCAAACGCGATAGATCGCGACTAGAGGGTGTGGACGGCGAACTGAGCCTTACCTCACAAGCTCGGTGTCGGTAGCAGGTTCTACGCTGGTGTGCGCCCGCCAACGGAGGCCGGCCGCTGTCTGTCGATGAAGGATTTGGCGAGATGCCGCATAATTCCCCCCCGCCCAGCCCGGCGTTCGCGTACACCGATCTGCTCCCCCAGGGAGAGGACACCACCCCCTACCGGCTGGTGACCTCCGAGGGTGTCTCCACCTTCGAGGCCGACGGGCGCACGTTCCTCAAGGTGGAGCCGGAGGCTCTGCGCACGCTCGCCGCCGAGGCCATCCACGACATCCAGCACTATCTGCGGCCGGCGCACCTCGCCCAGCTGCGGCGCATCATCGACGACCCCGAGGCGTCGGGCAACGACAAGTTCGTCGCGCTGGACCTCCTGAAGAACGCGAACATCGCCGCCGCGGGCGTCCTGCCCATGTGCCAGGACACCGGCACGGCGATCGTCATGGGCAAACGCGGGCAGAACGTGCTCACCGAGGGCGGCGACGAGGCCGCGCTGAGCCGCGGAATCTACGACGCCTACCTGAACCTCAACCTGCGCTACTCGCAGATGGCCCCTCTCACCATGTGGGACGAGAAGAACACCGGGTCGAACCTGCCCGCCCAGATCGAGCTGTACGCGACGGACGGCGGCGCCTACAAGTTCCTCTTCATGGCCAAGGGCGGCGGCTCGGCCAACAAGTCGTTCCTCTACCAGGAGACGAAGGCCGTTCTGAACGAGTCCTCCATGATGAAGTTCCTGGAGGAGAAGATCCGCTCCCTGGGTACCGCGGCCTGCCCGCCCTACCACCTGGCGATCGTCGTCGGCGGTACGAGCGCCGAGTACGCCCTGAAGACCGCGAAGTACGCCTCCGCGCACTACCTGGACGAGATCCCGGCCGAGGGCTCCGAACTCGGACACGGCTTCCGGGACAAGGAGCTGGAGGAGAAGGTCTTCGAGCTGACGCAGCGGATCGGGATCGGGGCGCAGTTCGGCGGCAAGTACTTCTGTCACGACGTGCGTGTGGTGCGGCTGCCGCGGCACGGGGCGTCCTGTCCGGTCGCCATCGCCGTGTCCTGCTCCGCGGACCGGCAGGCCGTCGCGAAGATCACCGCCGAGGGCGTCTTCCTTGAGCAGTTGGAGACCGACCCGGCGCGGTTCCTGCCGGAGACCACGGGCGAGCACCTCGACGAGGCGTCGGACGTCGTCAAGATCGACCTGAACCAGCCCATGGACGACATCCTCGCCGAGCTCACCAAGTTCCCGGTGAAGACCCGGCTGTCCCTCTCCGGGCCGCTCGTCGTGGCGCGGGACATCGCGCACGCCAAGATCAAGGAGCGGTTGGACGCGGGCGAGGAGATGCCGCAGTACCTGAAGGACCACCCCGTGTACTACGCGGGGCCGGCCAAGACGCCCGAGGGGTACGCGTCCGGGTCGTTCGGGCCCACCACGGCCGGGCGGATGGACTCGTACGTGGAGCAGTTCCAGGCGGCGGGTGGGTCCAAGGTGATGCTCGCCAAGGGGAACCGGTCCGTGCAGGTCACCAACGCCTGTGACGCGCACGGTGGTTTCTACCTCGGCTCCATCGGGGGCCCCGCCGCGCGGCTTGCGCAGGACTGCATCAAGAAGGTCGAGGTCGTCGAGTACGAGGAGCTCGGGATGGAGGCCGTGTGGAAGATCGAGGTGGAGGACTTCCCGGCGTTCATCGTCGTCGATGACAAGGGCAACGACTTCTTCAAGGACCCGGCGCCGGCGCCTACGTTCACGTCCATTCCTGTGCGGGGGCCTGGGCTGGGTTAGCCGTGGCCGCGGCGGGGTTTCCTCGCCCCCGCCGCCCCTACCCTCCCCCACTCTCGGCTTCGCTCGAGCGGGGGGACCCCCACCGTCCCTGACTCAGGGGCTCCGCCCCCGAACCCCCAAAAGACTGCGCAGTTCCCCGCGCCCCTAAAAGGGGCGCGGGGAACTGCGCGATCAGCCACACCTGGGCCCGCACCCGACAACGCACCCCACGGGGTCTGGGGCGGAGCCCCAGGGGACGGGAATGGGTAGGGGCGGCGGGGGCGCTGTACGTCTCATGAGCGACTACCGGATCGAACACGACTCCATGGGTGAGGTCCGCGTCCCCGCGGACGCGAAATGGCGGGCGCAGACCCAGCGTGCCGTCGAGAACTTCCCCATCTCCGGGCAGCGGATCGAGCGGGCGCACATCGAGGCCCTCGCCAGGATCAAGGCGGCCGCGGCCAAGGTGAACGCCGGGCTCGGGGTGCTCGACAAGGACGTGTCGGAGGCCATCCAGGAAGCTGCCGCGGAGGTCGTGGACGGGAAGTGGGACGACCACTTCCCCGTGGACGTTTTTCAGACAGGCTCCGGGACCTCGTCCAACATGAACACGAACGAGGTCATCGCCACGCTGGCGACGGAACGGCTCGGCAGGGACGTACATCCGAACGACCATGTGAACGCCTCGCAGTCCAGCAACGACGTCTTCCCCTCGTCCATCCACATCGCCGCGACCGCCGCCGTCACCCGCGATCTCGTCCCCGCCCTGGAGCACCTCGCGGACGCGCTCACCCGCAAGTCCGAGGAGTTCGCCGACGTCGTGAAGTCCGGGCGTACGCATCTGATGGACGCGACGCCCGTGACGCTCGGGCAGGAGTTCGGCGGGTATGCCGCCCAGGTGCGGTACGGGGTCGAGCGGCTTCAGGCCTCCCTGCCGCGGCTCGCCGAGCTGCCGCTCGGGGGGACCGCGGTGGGGACCGGGATCAATACCCCGCCCGGGTTCTCCGCCGCCGTGATCGCCGAGGTCGCGCGGAGCACCGGGCTGCCGCTCACCGAGGCGCGCGACCACTTCGAGGCGCAGGGGGCGCGCGACGGGATCGTCGAGACCAGTGGGCAGCTGCGGACCATCGCAGTGGGGCTCACGAAGATCTCGAATGACCTTCGGTGGATGGCCTCCGGGCCCCGGACCGGTCTGGCCGAGATCAGTCTTCCCGACCTCCAGCCCGGGTCGTCGATCATGCCGGGCAAGGTCAATCCGGTCATTCCCGAGGCCGTACTGATGGTCGCCGCGCAGGTGACCGGCAACGACGCGACGATCGCCACTGCCGGAGCCTCCGGAAACTTCGAGCTCAACGTGATGCTGCCGGTAATCGCCAGGAACGTACTGGAGTCGATCCGGCTCCTCGCGAACGTCTCCCGGCTGCTCGCCGACCGGACCGTCGACGGGATCACCGCCGACCGCGAGCGGGCCCGCGAGTACGCCGAGTCGTCGCCGTCCGTCGTGACGCCGCTGAACAAGTACATCGGCTACGAGGAGGCCGCGAAGGTCGCCAAGAAGGCCCTCGCCGAGCGGAGGACCATCCGTGAGGTCGTCCTGGAGTCGGGGTACGTCGAGCGGGGAGATCTCACCCGGGAACAGCTCGACGAGGCCCTGGATGTCCTGCGGATGACGCGCCCGTAACGTCATTCGGCCCGGCGCGCGAACCGTGACGCGCGCCGCAGCGTCGTATGCCATGGGCACCTAATATCTGTTCATGGCAGAGGGTGAAGCGGTGACACACGTGGAAGCGGGCGGGTCGGCGGCGTACTGGAACCCCGGGAGTCGGATCCTGTGGCGTTACCGGGAGAACGCCGGCGAACGCTTCCACATCGTGCGCCCCGTGACCGTCGTGCGGGACGACGAGGAGCTGCTCGCCGTGTGGCTGGCCCCCGGGACGGAGTGCGTGAAGCCCGTCCTCGCCGACGGGACGCCCGTGCACGTGGAGCCGCTGGAGTCCCGTTACACCAAGCCCAGGACCGTGCAGCGCGGCCACTGGTTCGGCACCGGCGTGCTGAAGCTGGCGCGGCCCGGTGAGCCGTGGTCGGTGTGGCTGTTCTGGGAGCCGGGCTGGCAGTTCAAGAACTGGTACGTCAACTTGGAGGAACCGCTGGCCAGATGGGCCGGCGGGGTGGACTCCGAGGACCACTTCCTCGACATCTCGGTGAACCCGGACCGGACTTGGGACTGGCGCGACGAGGACGAGTTCGCGCAGGCCCAGCGGGACGGCCTGATGGACGCCCGACTGGCCGCGCGGGTGCGGGAGGCCGGCCGGGCCGCGGTGGAGGTGATCCGCGCCTGGGGCCCGCCGTTGTCGGACGGCTGGCAGCACTGGCGCCCGGATCCGTCCTGGTCCGTACCGTCACTGCCGGACGACTGGGATCGTACGCCCGCGCACGTGTCCACATGAGACCCTTGATGTGCCCCCGTGGTAGAACCGTAGGATCGTCCTCCGCAACGAACAGTCACGGTCGGTGCGCAGCACCGTCGTTGAGGAGTGGTGGTCGGGTGGCGGGCGGGCGCGAGGCGACAACTCCCGGAGCACACGCTGGGCTTGACCGAACGTCACCGAGGGGCGGCAGGACGTGAGCGAGGGACACGAGGGCCACAGCGGTACGGTCAGGAGACGGCCGGACGGGCTGTTCCCGCCGGTGCCCGACGGTCCCTCTTCTGAGAGGCTGTCTGACCACGCGGTGATTCCGTTCCCGGGGCACGCATTCCGGGTATCGGGATTTCTGCGGGACGAACTGCACGCACGGCGCGCAGCACCGGACGGATGGATTCGACACGCGTGACGGAGCACCCCACCTCCCACGAGCGCCGCCAGCCAAGCGCTGCCCGGCCCACCGCCCCCGCGGACCCCCGCGGGGCGCTTCTGCGTACCCCGGAGCCGCCGGCGCAGGGTTCCACCGGTTTACCCGCACAGGGACGGCCGGCCGAGGCCCCCGCCTCGCCCGGGATCCCGGGCGCGCCCGCTTCCGACGGCCAGGGCCCGACCGGCTCCCCCACGCCCCCGGGCGCCCTCGCCGCCGCCACGGGCACGCCCGCCGCGTCCGGGACCCCGGCCGACAGCCAGGGCCCGCCCGCGCCCTCCGGCGGTCACGGCCCGACGGACGCTCCCGCCGGATCGGGATCCGAGCATTCCCAGCCGTCCGTCACGGAGCCGGACCCGCATCGCCCGCGGCCCGCGCCCGAGACCATCCCGGCCCAGTCGGGTGCCGAGGCGGCCGCGGTCCAGAGCGGCAAGGAGCGGCGTACGGGGCAGGGGACCGCGCCGGGCACTCCCATGCCCATGCGCCGGGACGGCGACCGGCTGCGCTTCGTGGGGGCCGCCACCCGGCGGATCGCCCGCGGCATCGACCTCGACGAGATCGTGATGGGCCTGTGCCGGGCCACCGTGCCGACCTTCTCGGACGCGATCCTCGTCTATCTGCGCGACCCGCTGCCCGTCGGCGACGAACGGCCCACCGGGCCCGTCGTGCTGCGGCTGCGGCGCACGGACCGGATCCCCGAGGACCGGGACACCGAGGGCTTCCTGCTGCCCGCGCTCCAGCCCGAGCCCGACCTCGGCATCACCGCCGAGCTGTGCACCGTACGGCCCGGCGGCGCGCTGAACGAGGTGCTGCGCGGTGTCCGGCCCGTCTTCGCGGACGCGCCCGCCGCACGGGCCGCGCTGCCCGAGCTGATCGGCGAGGACCTGACCGTGCCCGGCGGCCAGCGGGCGATCCTCGCCCCGCTGAGGGGCCGCCGCCGTGTGATCGGCGCCGCGCTGTTCCTGCGCCGCCCGGACCGGCCCGCGTTCGAGACCGACGATCTGCTCGTCGCGGCCCAGCTCGCCACGCACAGCGCCCTCGGCATCGACAAGGCCGTGCTGTACGGGCGCGAGGCGTACATCGCGGACGAGCTGCAGCGCACGATGCTGCCCGAGACGCTGCCCCGGCCGACCGGCGTGCGGCTGGCGTCCCGCTATCTGCCTGCCGCGGAGACGGCCAGGGTCGGCGGCGACTGGTACGACGCGATCCCGCTGCCCGGCAGCCGGGTCGCCCTCGTCGTCGGTGACGTCATGGGCCACTCCATGACCTCGGCCGCGATCATGGGCCAACTGCGGACGACCGCACAGACCCTCGCAGGGCTCGACCTGCCGCCGCAGGAGGTCCTGCACCACCTGGACGAGCAGGCCCAGCGGCTCGGCACCGACCGCATGGCTACCTGCCTGTACGCGGTGTACGACCCGGTCGCGCACCGCATCACCATCGCCAACGCGGGCCATCCCCCGCCCGTCCTGCTCCACCTGGGCGGCCGGGCCGAGGTCCTGCGCGTACCGCCGGGCGCCCCGATCGGTGTCGGCGGGGTGGACTTCGAGGCGGTCGAGCTGGACGCGCCCGCCGGCGCCACCCTGCTGCTCTACACCGACGGCCTGGTCGAGTCGCGGCTGCGTGACGTGTGGACCGGTATAGAACAGCTGCGCGAGAAGCTCGCCGCCACCGCGCAGCTGACCGGCGCCGACCATCCGCCGCCCCTTGAGGCGCTGTGCGACGAGGTGCTCGACATGCTCGGCCCGGGCGACCGGGACGACGACATCGCGCTGCTCGCCGCCCGCTTCGACGGGATCGCGCCGAGCGACGTCGCGTTCTGGCATCTGGACCCCGAGGACGCGGCGCCCGGCCGGGCCCGCCGACTGGCCCGCAAGGCGCTCTCCCGTTGGGGTCTGGAGGAGCTCACGGACTCCCTGGAGCTGCTCGTCAGTGAGGTCGTGACGAACGCCGTGCGCTACACGTCACGGCCGGTCACGCTGCGTCTGCTCCGTACGGACGTGCTGCGCTGCGAGGTCGGTGACGACGTGCCGCAGTTGCCGCGGCTGCGGCAGGCACGGGCCACGGACGAGGGCGGCCGCGGGCTCTACCTGGTGAACAAGCTGGCCAGGCGGTGGGGCGCGACCCGGCTCAGCACGGGAAAGGTGGTCTGGTTCGAGCTGAACCACGGCTGAGTCGGACGACGGCCGAGTCGATCCCTGATCGGGGGGTACCCACGGGAGACGCCCCCCGGCAGCCGAGTGAGACCCGAACCGGTATTGGACCGCGTCCAAATGTTGCCGACATCCCGTCGGCGGAGTTGACTGCTGGGGTGGCCGAAGCGACCTAACGACTCTCTTCTTGACGGGAGGACGCTCGTGACGCAGGCACCCCAGAAGGCTCCGTACACCACGAACAACGTCGGAATTCCGGTGGAGAGCGACGAACACTCGCTCACCGTCGGTCCCGACGGCCCGATCCTGCTCCAGGACCACTACCTCATCGAGAAGATGGCCCAGTTCAACCGGGAGCGGGTCCCCGAGCGGGTGGTGCACGCCAAGGGCAGTGGCGCGTACGGATTCTTCGAAGTCACCAATGACGTCAGCCAGTTCACCAAGGCCGATCTGTTCCAGCCCGGGAAGCGCACGGAGATGCTGGCGCGCTTCTCGACCGTCGCCGGTGAGCAGGGCTCGCCCGACACCTGGCGCGACCCCCGCGGTTTCGCGCTCAAGTTCTATACCGAGCACGGCAACTACGACCTCGTGGGCAACAACACGCCGGTCTTCTTCGTCCGTGACACGATCAAGTTCCAGGACTTCATCCGCTCGCAGAAGCGCCACCCGGCGACCGGGCTGCGCAGCAACGACATGCAGTGGGACTTCTGGACGCTCTCGCCCGAGTCGGCACACCAGGTGACCTGGCTGATGGGCGACCGCGGCATCCCGAAGACGTACCGCCACATGAACGGCTACTCGTCCCACACCTACATGTGGATCAACGGCGCCGGTGAGCGGTTCTGGGTGAAGTACCACTTCAAGACCGACCAGGGCATCGACTTCCTCACACAGGACGAGGCCGACGAACTCGCCGGTTCGGACGCGGACAAGCACCGCCGGGACCTGTACGAGTCGATCGAGTCCGGGAACGCGCCGAGCTGGACGCTCAAGGTCCAGATCATGCCGTTCGAGGACGCTGCGGACTACCGCTTCAACCCGTTCGACCTGACGAAGGTCTGGCCGCACGGCGACTACCCGCTCATCGACGTCGGCCGGATGACCCTCGACAGGAACCCCGAGGACTACTTCATCCACATCGAGCAGGCCGCCTTCGAGCCGTCCAACCTGGTGCCGGGCATCGGCCCCTCGCCGGACAAGATGCTCCTTGGCCGGCTGTTCTCGTACCCGGACACCCACCGGTACCGGATCGGCCCCAACTACGCGCAGCTGCCGCCCAACCGGCCGCACGCTCCGGTCAACTCGTACGCCAAGGACGGCCCCATGCGGTACGAGGCGTCCAACGCGGCCCGCCCGTACGCGCCCAACTCCTACGGCGGGCCCGCGGCCGACTACGGGCGGTTCGGCGATCCGGCGAGCTGGCAGACCCTCGGGGAGCTGGTGCGCGAGGCGACCGAGCGGCACCGGGAGGACGACGACTGGGGGCAGGCCGGGACGATGGTCCGGCAGGTCCTCGACGACGCCGCCCGGGACCGGCTCGTGTCGAACGTCAGCGGGCATCTGCAGGCCGATGTGTCCCGGCCCGTGCTGGAGCGTGCGCTGCAGTACTGGCGGAACATCGACAAGGAAATCGGTGACCGGATCGCCCACGAGGTCGCTCCGCAGTGAGCGGTCTTTGAAGCGGCGTCGGGGAACTGCGCGCTGTGAGCTGCGCGTTGTTCGTGGCTGGTCGCGCAGCTCCCCGCGCCCCTTACGGGGCGCCTCTTTTGCCGGGGCGCCGCTACTGATCCGACTGTGGGTCGTCCGGGTCCGTCGGCAGTTCTATGCCGTCCGGTGGTGACGGTGCGCTGGTGGTCGGCGTCGGAGGATCCTCGCTCTCGGTCGGGGTCTCCTCGGGACTGCTCTCCGGCGGCGGGCTGGTGGTCGGCGGCTTCGTCGTCGGATCCTCGGTGCTCGGATCGTCGGACGGGGTCGTCGGCGGCTGAGTGGCCGTCGGCGTGATCGTCGGCTGGACGGCCGCGCCCTGGTCGGTGTCCAGGTCGAACTTGGAGACACTGCCCATCACGC contains:
- a CDS encoding ATP-binding SpoIIE family protein phosphatase; amino-acid sequence: MDSTRVTEHPTSHERRQPSAARPTAPADPRGALLRTPEPPAQGSTGLPAQGRPAEAPASPGIPGAPASDGQGPTGSPTPPGALAAATGTPAASGTPADSQGPPAPSGGHGPTDAPAGSGSEHSQPSVTEPDPHRPRPAPETIPAQSGAEAAAVQSGKERRTGQGTAPGTPMPMRRDGDRLRFVGAATRRIARGIDLDEIVMGLCRATVPTFSDAILVYLRDPLPVGDERPTGPVVLRLRRTDRIPEDRDTEGFLLPALQPEPDLGITAELCTVRPGGALNEVLRGVRPVFADAPAARAALPELIGEDLTVPGGQRAILAPLRGRRRVIGAALFLRRPDRPAFETDDLLVAAQLATHSALGIDKAVLYGREAYIADELQRTMLPETLPRPTGVRLASRYLPAAETARVGGDWYDAIPLPGSRVALVVGDVMGHSMTSAAIMGQLRTTAQTLAGLDLPPQEVLHHLDEQAQRLGTDRMATCLYAVYDPVAHRITIANAGHPPPVLLHLGGRAEVLRVPPGAPIGVGGVDFEAVELDAPAGATLLLYTDGLVESRLRDVWTGIEQLREKLAATAQLTGADHPPPLEALCDEVLDMLGPGDRDDDIALLAARFDGIAPSDVAFWHLDPEDAAPGRARRLARKALSRWGLEELTDSLELLVSEVVTNAVRYTSRPVTLRLLRTDVLRCEVGDDVPQLPRLRQARATDEGGRGLYLVNKLARRWGATRLSTGKVVWFELNHG
- a CDS encoding fumarate hydratase; this translates as MPHNSPPPSPAFAYTDLLPQGEDTTPYRLVTSEGVSTFEADGRTFLKVEPEALRTLAAEAIHDIQHYLRPAHLAQLRRIIDDPEASGNDKFVALDLLKNANIAAAGVLPMCQDTGTAIVMGKRGQNVLTEGGDEAALSRGIYDAYLNLNLRYSQMAPLTMWDEKNTGSNLPAQIELYATDGGAYKFLFMAKGGGSANKSFLYQETKAVLNESSMMKFLEEKIRSLGTAACPPYHLAIVVGGTSAEYALKTAKYASAHYLDEIPAEGSELGHGFRDKELEEKVFELTQRIGIGAQFGGKYFCHDVRVVRLPRHGASCPVAIAVSCSADRQAVAKITAEGVFLEQLETDPARFLPETTGEHLDEASDVVKIDLNQPMDDILAELTKFPVKTRLSLSGPLVVARDIAHAKIKERLDAGEEMPQYLKDHPVYYAGPAKTPEGYASGSFGPTTAGRMDSYVEQFQAAGGSKVMLAKGNRSVQVTNACDAHGGFYLGSIGGPAARLAQDCIKKVEVVEYEELGMEAVWKIEVEDFPAFIVVDDKGNDFFKDPAPAPTFTSIPVRGPGLG
- a CDS encoding catalase, whose amino-acid sequence is MTQAPQKAPYTTNNVGIPVESDEHSLTVGPDGPILLQDHYLIEKMAQFNRERVPERVVHAKGSGAYGFFEVTNDVSQFTKADLFQPGKRTEMLARFSTVAGEQGSPDTWRDPRGFALKFYTEHGNYDLVGNNTPVFFVRDTIKFQDFIRSQKRHPATGLRSNDMQWDFWTLSPESAHQVTWLMGDRGIPKTYRHMNGYSSHTYMWINGAGERFWVKYHFKTDQGIDFLTQDEADELAGSDADKHRRDLYESIESGNAPSWTLKVQIMPFEDAADYRFNPFDLTKVWPHGDYPLIDVGRMTLDRNPEDYFIHIEQAAFEPSNLVPGIGPSPDKMLLGRLFSYPDTHRYRIGPNYAQLPPNRPHAPVNSYAKDGPMRYEASNAARPYAPNSYGGPAADYGRFGDPASWQTLGELVREATERHREDDDWGQAGTMVRQVLDDAARDRLVSNVSGHLQADVSRPVLERALQYWRNIDKEIGDRIAHEVAPQ
- the fomD gene encoding cytidylyl-2-hydroxypropylphosphonate hydrolase; translated protein: MAEGEAVTHVEAGGSAAYWNPGSRILWRYRENAGERFHIVRPVTVVRDDEELLAVWLAPGTECVKPVLADGTPVHVEPLESRYTKPRTVQRGHWFGTGVLKLARPGEPWSVWLFWEPGWQFKNWYVNLEEPLARWAGGVDSEDHFLDISVNPDRTWDWRDEDEFAQAQRDGLMDARLAARVREAGRAAVEVIRAWGPPLSDGWQHWRPDPSWSVPSLPDDWDRTPAHVST
- a CDS encoding class II fumarate hydratase, with protein sequence MSDYRIEHDSMGEVRVPADAKWRAQTQRAVENFPISGQRIERAHIEALARIKAAAAKVNAGLGVLDKDVSEAIQEAAAEVVDGKWDDHFPVDVFQTGSGTSSNMNTNEVIATLATERLGRDVHPNDHVNASQSSNDVFPSSIHIAATAAVTRDLVPALEHLADALTRKSEEFADVVKSGRTHLMDATPVTLGQEFGGYAAQVRYGVERLQASLPRLAELPLGGTAVGTGINTPPGFSAAVIAEVARSTGLPLTEARDHFEAQGARDGIVETSGQLRTIAVGLTKISNDLRWMASGPRTGLAEISLPDLQPGSSIMPGKVNPVIPEAVLMVAAQVTGNDATIATAGASGNFELNVMLPVIARNVLESIRLLANVSRLLADRTVDGITADRERAREYAESSPSVVTPLNKYIGYEEAAKVAKKALAERRTIREVVLESGYVERGDLTREQLDEALDVLRMTRP